The genomic DNA GAGTTGGGGAGAGGTGACTGCAGGGGCCAAGGAACCATGTCCATGTAAAAGCTTGATTACAAAACCTTTTTAAGGATTTTAATGTCTTACCTTTGTTACATCTACCTGATCTGACCAATCTCTGTTGAGATACTCAGTGCAGTTACTAGTAGCATGATGTTTAATGGATCGAGTGACATGGTAATAGCAGTAAAACATCATTATCAAGGGCACAATAAAATTTATCGCAACAACCATCATGGTGTAAGAAACAAAAGATCTGaaagtaagaaaaggaaataattaaatcaTGACATTAAATCACTACTCATTTAATATACTAAATAGAGTAAGGGAAACAGGATAATTATCAGAAATAATACTGGCACTGTCCAGCAGTCATTATATTATTAAATAGCTTAGGAAGTGCATTTGACTTTGAGTTCTTTTGGactaggggttggcaaactatgacctgtgggccaaatccagcctgtcgcctgtctttgtaaataaaactttattggaaCCACATTCATCACATACAGTCTAGGGCTGCTATCAcaggcagagttgaatagttgcaatGGAGACAGTCTTGCctgtaaagcctaaaatacttattttttgacCTTGCACTAAATCTAAAAAGTTTTAGATTTAGTTTGAGAGTTAGAaattttctatttgcttttcttcataatctttcatttcctttaataaACTAAATTACCCCCTTTTCCCTGGTAAATATAGGAAAGCATCACTGATGAGCAAGCAAATCCTTGCAGTGActgtgcttttgctgcataattCTCAGGAGATGCTTTATTACCAGATCATCTAGAAAAGAAAGCCTGGACTTTTGCCAGATCTGCACACTGTCTAGCTCCACTAACACTCCTTTTCCCCGTCAGGTCCTACCTCTAAGGTGCGGATATTGGAAGTATTCTCTGTTTTGCCTTTGCTGCCAGAAGATAGAGGAAGGAACAGAGCAGGGGACAAGGGGAGCTGGATGGCCTTTCCTTGAAAATAAGCATAATTCACTTTTCTCAATTCATCTCTGCTGTAATCATATCATCTATACCAAGGAAGATCTTTGTCATCTCTGCATGAGAAACATTTCATCTGACCTTAAATTTGAAATGGTGAGAAAATGTCTACACTAGAAGCATTTGATAATAAAGTGTAAACATGTCTCTTACACATCATTTTTCCGCCAGTTTATGGTACAGGTGGCCCCAGTAGGATCTGGGGCATAACTAGCCCACCCAACAATAGGCATCAAAGCCCAAAAGAGGCCATTGAACCAGGCCCCCAGAATCATGCTGATGTAAGTGTTGGTGGTCATTCTTCTTCCTATTAACAAACATATGGAACATCAAAGTCATTTCCCAATGATGTGATTCatatcttcattttgttttaactGATTATTCAAAGTTGTCATCAAATAGATTCTTCACAGAGCACTTTAGTTCACACAAAGCCTATCTACATGAATtcacattctgaaaaaaaaaatgacatttaagctgaAACCTGAATGATAAAATGATCAGTCAGAGGATAGAAATGGAGAAACACTAGGGAAATAGCATTTACAAAGACCCCAAAGTGGGAAAGGGTTTGGCTAGTACCCCAAAGTGAGAGGACCCCAGAACACACTGGAAAGGTAGCCCAGGGCCAGAATGCGTGGGACCTTGGAGGCTGTGTTATGaaatttgggttttattctagGTATAATAGAAAATCACTGAAACTTTCAGTCAAGGATTATCAGAGAAATATGACTGACCGTGTTGCAAGCcatacatttacattttgaagTAAATGTGTATCGAGCAGTACTTAGGCAAAAATGGGTTCACTGAGAAAGCTGAGAAAAGTGCTGTACCTGCATCAGGACAGCAGATGGTCAGGTATCGATCCACAGCCACAACTGTGAGCAATCCAATACTTGCCATtccaaaaaagatattcaatcCAGCATAAATCTGAAGATTAAAATTGGAAAGATTCCACCATTCTACACATCCTCCCAAGAGACATTTACACTTTTATCCCattgctaaaatatattttaaatacactgagagttttttattttactaattttaaaatatatcatctaTTGTCAAATTATAAGTGGTTTAATAAAGGCATTCATAGAAAATGTTTTGAGActtcattaattaaaataaactttttaaaaaatgttaaggcTTAAAGTAAAACTTCTATACATACTCTGTGGAGTGCAAAAACAAACCATAAATTAAGTGCAATGCATATAACCAACAAAAGACTGCTATTCAGAAGATAGACAATTCAACAGGctgaaaagacaaacagaaaaatgggcTATTAACACAAGAGGAAACCTGCATGTTTATGACATAAGATGTACAATCACATTGAATcttgaaagaaatgcaaattataagaTACTATTTTATATCCATCAAAATGCTACAAATTCCAAGTTTGACAACCCCAAGTGTTGGAGAAAATGTGGAGTAACAGAAGTTCTAGCAACTGGCACAACCATTTTGGAGAGAAATTTGTCCACATCTGATAAAACTGAAGATAAACATTATCTACAACCAAACCATTCCTTTCCTAGTAATGTATCTAAACTCTCACACATTGCAGGAAAAGACATGTATGAGAACAATTTATTGAAGCCTtgtttgtggtttaaaaaaattggaaacagggaattctctggcagtccagtggttaggactcggtacTTTCACTgatggggcctgggttccatccctggtcggggaactaagatcacacaagccAAGCCACACGgggcagccaaagaaaaaaagaaaaaaatttaaaaaaccccaaacaacctgaAGCACATATTGCAAAACATTAAGGTTTGACAAAACTGGTTGGTGCACACATGGGTATTCCCTACTCTctactcttttcattttattctctatAGTTTTAGAGCTTAAAATAgctaactgttttaaaaaattaggccAAAAGTCATTAAtgcaaattaatattaatttattttcttgtcagTAAAAATCATCGTAGATATATTCACCAGCAATTCTCTCGGAGAACTTTCcatagaaaaaaatcagcaacACGTTGTTTAACTACATTACTCAGATATTATGACACagtcattattttattgtttcaaatgaaagcagagtatttctttttgaatttgtaatatgcaagtttttatttgaatatgcaaatgttcacttttcttctctaGTTGACTGCTAATTTTTTGTTAGTTTAGCTTTTTCCTTTGAGTTggggaaattttgaaaatataatgatggcgactgatttcatttctcttattaaagaatatatttcCCAGTCACTCCTGAAGCCATTTTTATTAAGAGCACCATATCTATTATCCTACATAATCTTATTTGATTGAAACCCTTGggattttttaaagacatttaaatgtacattttcttAATCTACTTTATTTTGCTTTGATTCTAAAGATCTCCAATACCTGACATCCTGCATATCCAAACTTCCAACTTCCATGCAGATCTGAAGCAGCAGACATGGGGTAACCAATGCTACTGACCCCTATATCAGTAACAGCCAAGTTAATGATAATTGCATTTGTGGGTGTCCGAAGCTCCTTGTACTTAATGAAGATGCCAAGAACTATTATGTTGCTGAGAACACTTATCATAcctgagaacataaacaaaaaaaatcacacattttgtttaatttgaatGAGTAAAAGTAGaatcaaattaaatatttaagcTCCTTCAAAAATATAGCAAATCCATTTTGGTTCGTTTATTTGCAGAGCTTCAGCTATTCTTCAAGCTAGTTGTAATATCTTCACAGCCcttttgtaaaacagaaatataaaaattaaagcacaAAGAATCTACCAGTTGCCTAAACCAGCACTAAAGACTGGTGTTAATGTCATCACTATTGATCACTCTGTCCTTGATGTTATTCCCTTGCATGTCATGATACCACCACCACTGATTTTTAGGATATACATATGATCATACAATCTCCTTTGGCAGCTTAATTTTCTCATCCTCCTTCCTGAAGCCTGAGGCTCTCCTTTCTCTATAGTTTCTCAAGCCTCAGCTATCATTCTATCCTAACAGTGCTTCTGTCACTTTCCATCCCTGAAATATGCTCCAGTCCCGCATCTCTTTTCATACAATTCATTgccattaaacatttattaagcatctacagTATGTAAGATCATATGACTGTTTCAATATCACTTGAAACTCAACATGTTCAAATCTAAATTCTTcattacacatacatacacacacagacacacacacacagacacacacacacagacacacacacacacacacagacacacacacacagacacacacacacacacccctatagaAGAATGCACACTGCAAGGTTTGGCTATCCAGAGAGGAAGTCGGACTGGCTTTCAGGTCCACTGAGAAGCCTCACAGGCCATATCACCCTAGTCAAGTCTCCACAGCCTGGGATCTGACTTCTAGACCTGCAGGCCCAGAAACTCAATGTTGTCGGTGCCCCAGAATTGGGGATTCAGGTAGACTGATGATGATCTTCTTAATCTGAATGTCAGTGTTTTCATTTACAACAAGAAATATTGTTGAGTGGACTGGATGTGCATGTCAGCCTGTTTAACACTCCCTACATGCAACAAAGGATGCACACATTTCCCATAAGCCAGATGTGGGCCATATTAGGTTCTAACAGCTGAGAGAGGCTAGAGCTATTACCAGATTCCTagggggaaaaggagggggaaggaaCAAAAAGCATAGAGTGGTGTTCACCATCATGAAGAGAACTCTGGTGATCAGCTCCAGCTATTGCCAGAGAGAGGGAAGGTTTCCAAGCACCAACACCCAAATGTATCAGCTAAGGAAGAACTTCTATTATATCTTGGCACCTTGGTCGAAACTTCCATTCAAAATCCTGTTATACCAAGCTTCCAGATTCCTGTTCTTTCCTCCTGCATGCTGCTGGCAGAATAAACTTTCTACAACATAGAATTAACCAAGGCTCTTCTCAAAACCTCCAACACACCCCAACATCTGTGTGATAAAGTCCACATGTCCCAGCCTGGTATTCCAGGCTCTTTGCCTCAATCTGTTTTTACCCTCTCTAAGCAAATTTTCACACTTGTCAAACAAGCCCTCCAACTAATTATTTATCAAATGCACTAGGCTTGTGGTAAATTTCAACTTTCATTTCTCCCACTTGGAACACCCTACTCCTTTCCTCTACCTTTCCAAATGCTACCCTTCAAAATTCTGTTCAAGGCCAATTCTGCCCCAAAGACTTGTCCTCTGCATAGTATCCTCTCTTCTCTAAATTCTCAAAGTACTTGTttatattatactttaccttATGTGATGCTATATTACTTAATTCATATATGCCTAGTCTTCCTGTGTAGATTTTAGGCTTCTAATCATTTCTATgttgtatatatgatatatagcagatttatttaataaacgGACAACTAAAACTCATATTGCTTAAGGTCTATTATTCCTGCAAGCATAATTAAGGCACAATGATATCAAATTTGATGAT from Pseudorca crassidens isolate mPseCra1 chromosome 4, mPseCra1.hap1, whole genome shotgun sequence includes the following:
- the RRH gene encoding visual pigment-like receptor peropsin isoform X2, giving the protein MLRNNLGNSSDSKNEDGSTFSQTEHNIVAAYLITAGMISVLSNIIVLGIFIKYKELRTPTNAIIINLAVTDIGVSSIGYPMSAASDLHGSWKFGYAGCQIYAGLNIFFGMASIGLLTVVAVDRYLTICCPDAGRRMTTNTYISMILGAWFNGLFWALMPIVGWASYAPDPTGATCTINWRKNDVSFVSYTMMVVAINFIVPLIMMFYCYYHVTRSIKHHATSNCTEYLNRDWSDQVDVTKVPSAAPHSELSSPIPEAFCSSVEWIHLYLIFPHSWLFKIKKKIFFKSFSSLISNMPLV
- the RRH gene encoding visual pigment-like receptor peropsin isoform X1; this translates as MLRNNLGNSSDSKNEDGSTFSQTEHNIVAAYLITAGMISVLSNIIVLGIFIKYKELRTPTNAIIINLAVTDIGVSSIGYPMSAASDLHGSWKFGYAGCQIYAGLNIFFGMASIGLLTVVAVDRYLTICCPDAGRRMTTNTYISMILGAWFNGLFWALMPIVGWASYAPDPTGATCTINWRKNDVSFVSYTMMVVAINFIVPLIMMFYCYYHVTRSIKHHATSNCTEYLNRDWSDQVDVTKMSVIMILMFLVAWSPYSIVCLWASFGDPKKIPPSVAILAPLFAKSSTFYNPCIYVIANKKFRRAMLAMFKCQTHQAMPVESILPMDVPQNPLTSGKV